One Tolypothrix bouteillei VB521301 DNA window includes the following coding sequences:
- a CDS encoding glycosyltransferase, which yields MSIEIGLWLSVLSLTIWIVLVGFWGQFWRCDQQLTGHETDLPIFPRVCVVVPARNEADLLPISLRSLLTQNYPGSLSVVLVDDRSTDGTASVAFNIANELNKTEQLKVLIAEPLPPGWTGKLWAIHQGLQYTETLKEPPDYFLLSDADIKHHVLNVRSLVVKAQQENLELVSLMVKLRCEHFWEKLLIPAFVFFFQKLYPFPWVNDPTKPTAAAAGGCILITREALYGIGGIESIRTALIDDCTLAQAVKKRRGAGEDKVDQGDKVENNPILSAPNPESPIPKTSLRGRIWLGLTHSTHSLRPYTSLETIWNMVARTAFTQLHYSLGMLIVTICGMILVYVVPPLCAISGAIAGNWLVAIVGLCGWLLMSYAYFPTVKFYGCSPLFAFCLSAIASLYTLMTLDSALRHWQKRGGAWKGRVYSH from the coding sequence ATGAGCATTGAAATTGGGTTGTGGCTTTCGGTTCTATCCTTAACCATTTGGATTGTACTCGTAGGTTTTTGGGGTCAGTTTTGGCGGTGCGACCAACAATTGACAGGACATGAAACAGATTTACCCATATTCCCCAGAGTATGCGTTGTTGTACCTGCAAGAAATGAAGCCGATTTACTGCCAATTTCTTTGCGATCGCTCCTTACCCAAAATTATCCTGGTTCTCTCTCCGTTGTTTTGGTAGACGACCGAAGTACAGATGGAACTGCTAGTGTTGCTTTTAACATTGCCAATGAACTTAACAAAACCGAGCAATTAAAGGTTTTGATTGCCGAGCCACTCCCTCCTGGTTGGACGGGAAAGTTATGGGCGATACATCAAGGACTTCAGTATACAGAAACGCTCAAAGAGCCACCAGATTATTTTCTCCTTAGCGATGCCGATATTAAACATCATGTTTTGAATGTCCGTTCCTTAGTTGTGAAAGCGCAACAAGAAAATTTAGAGCTTGTTTCCCTGATGGTAAAACTGAGGTGCGAGCATTTTTGGGAAAAACTACTCATTCCAGCCTTTGTCTTTTTCTTTCAAAAACTCTATCCCTTCCCTTGGGTTAACGATCCCACAAAACCAACAGCAGCAGCAGCCGGCGGATGTATCTTGATAACCCGTGAAGCTTTATACGGAATTGGCGGTATTGAGAGCATTCGTACCGCACTTATTGATGATTGTACCCTAGCTCAGGCAGTGAAGAAGAGACGAGGGGCAGGGGAGGACAAGGTAGACCAGGGGGACAAGGTAGAAAATAATCCTATCTTGTCTGCACCTAATCCCGAATCGCCAATCCCAAAAACTTCATTAAGAGGTCGAATTTGGTTGGGGCTAACTCACTCAACCCATAGCTTGCGACCTTATACATCCTTGGAAACAATTTGGAATATGGTAGCCCGAACCGCTTTTACACAGCTACATTATTCTTTAGGGATGTTAATAGTTACTATATGCGGAATGATACTTGTTTATGTAGTGCCACCTCTATGTGCCATTTCCGGAGCGATCGCCGGAAATTGGCTCGTAGCGATTGTGGGCTTATGTGGTTGGCTGCTTATGTCTTACGCCTACTTCCCCACAGTTAAATTTTATGGTTGTTCCCCTTTATTCGCATTTTGCTTAAGCGCGATCGCATCTCTGTACACACTAATGACATTAGATTCTGCGTTGCGTCATTGGCAAAAGCGTGGAGGAGCCTGGAAAGGACGAGTATATTCTCATTAG
- a CDS encoding CobW family GTP-binding protein, with translation MTQLTVPAKNAVSDIPKRGMPVTIITGFLGSGKTTLLNQILKNKQNLKVAVLVNEFGDINIDSQLLVSVDRDMVELSNGCICCTINDGLVDAVYRVLEREERIDYLVIETTGIADPLPIVLTFLGTELRDLTNLDSILTVVDSEAFNSEHFQSEAALKQLTYGDIILLNKTDLVTSEKLQELEAYIHNVKASAKILHSTYGQVPLPLILGVGLNSQDICGFDDDTYENHHHDHTHAPHKHHHHHGHHSHHLENDGFMSISFQSDRPFDMNKFEAFLTEDMPAEVFRAKGFLWFNDSELRHIFQLSGPRYHLYADEWTTAPKNQLVVIGRNLNKQKLTSLLNKCLVVSG, from the coding sequence ATGACTCAATTAACCGTACCTGCAAAGAATGCTGTTTCCGATATTCCTAAGAGAGGAATGCCTGTAACCATCATTACGGGATTTTTAGGGAGTGGCAAAACCACACTCTTAAATCAAATATTAAAAAATAAACAAAACTTAAAAGTCGCCGTCCTGGTAAATGAGTTTGGCGATATCAACATTGACAGTCAGTTACTAGTTTCTGTAGACCGGGACATGGTAGAGCTAAGTAATGGCTGTATTTGTTGTACAATTAATGACGGATTAGTAGATGCAGTTTACAGAGTTTTAGAAAGAGAAGAACGCATAGATTATTTAGTGATAGAAACAACCGGTATTGCCGATCCCCTTCCGATTGTTCTCACATTTCTGGGTACAGAGCTTAGGGACCTAACAAACCTTGATTCTATCTTGACTGTTGTCGATTCAGAAGCTTTTAACTCCGAGCATTTTCAAAGTGAAGCGGCATTGAAACAGTTAACGTATGGAGATATTATTCTTCTGAATAAAACTGACCTTGTCACATCAGAAAAACTGCAAGAACTAGAAGCCTACATCCATAATGTCAAAGCGAGTGCAAAAATTCTGCACTCTACATACGGTCAAGTACCTTTACCATTAATTTTAGGTGTAGGCTTAAATTCACAAGATATTTGTGGTTTTGATGACGACACTTACGAAAATCACCATCACGACCATACTCACGCTCCTCACAAGCATCACCACCATCACGGTCATCACTCTCATCATTTAGAAAATGATGGATTTATGTCAATTTCCTTTCAAAGCGATCGCCCTTTTGATATGAACAAGTTCGAGGCATTCCTTACAGAAGATATGCCAGCAGAAGTTTTTCGGGCAAAAGGATTTCTTTGGTTCAATGATAGCGAATTACGCCATATCTTTCAACTTAGCGGACCTCGTTACCATTTATATGCTGATGAATGGACAACCGCACCTAAAAATCAGTTAGTAGTCATTGGCAGAAATTTAAACAAACAGAAACTTACATCACTGCTGAATAAATGTTTAGTGGTTAGTGGTTAG
- a CDS encoding ABC transporter ATP-binding protein: MADFKLNSDELTNNRYHSYTSSVAAIAAEKVEMTIQSKQQNFQILKEINWAIKKGDIEILMGPSGSGKTTLLSILAGLLTPTSGKVYLLGQEITKMSRTQLSRFRRENIGFIFQDFNLFPALTAIENVEAALNVKGFRGRLARKQAQIMLELVGLGDKAKQLPRDLSGGQKQRVAIARALTGQPQLIMADEPTAALDSHSGHVVMELLRGLAKEQGCTVLIVTHDPRILDLADGIANIEDGYLKQ; the protein is encoded by the coding sequence ATGGCTGATTTTAAATTGAACTCTGATGAGTTAACAAATAACAGATATCATAGCTATACTTCTTCAGTAGCTGCTATTGCTGCTGAAAAAGTGGAAATGACTATTCAGTCCAAGCAGCAGAACTTTCAAATTCTTAAAGAGATTAACTGGGCAATCAAAAAAGGTGATATAGAAATTTTGATGGGACCGTCTGGTTCTGGCAAAACGACTTTACTCTCGATTTTAGCAGGGCTGCTAACACCCACATCTGGGAAGGTGTACCTCCTGGGACAAGAGATCACTAAAATGTCTAGAACTCAGCTCTCGCGCTTTAGAAGAGAGAATATTGGTTTTATTTTTCAAGATTTCAACTTATTTCCCGCACTGACAGCTATTGAAAATGTAGAAGCAGCCTTGAATGTGAAAGGATTTCGCGGAAGGCTAGCACGCAAACAAGCCCAAATTATGCTCGAACTTGTTGGATTGGGCGATAAAGCAAAGCAACTTCCTCGCGATTTGTCTGGAGGGCAAAAACAACGAGTTGCGATCGCGCGTGCTTTAACTGGTCAGCCACAGTTAATTATGGCAGATGAGCCAACAGCTGCTTTAGATTCTCATAGCGGGCATGTGGTAATGGAATTATTGCGCGGGCTGGCAAAAGAACAAGGCTGCACGGTTTTAATCGTGACTCACGATCCCCGAATTTTAGACTTAGCAGATGGAATTGCCAATATAGAAGATGGTTACCTCAAACAGTGA
- a CDS encoding radical SAM protein, with protein MSIQNEPVFKIPARQNPVENLSQKTPNPMGVLDTLQLVLQTGGPGCCIFAINNACNANCGFCNFARDTLSKEQWKFVDCEEGIESINILFREGIRYLVFTGGEPTLNPNLIRFVEHGTRLGIKCMVVTNGGLLTATKINQLADAGLSSFIISVDAATQSAHEKNRGLEGVCNRIKEANKLLADIGMHATASVTMSHLVDYDALPNFLKSLGFRSVVFSYPLTQLSSTFLGYSDSGLVTHTNDSLWQAYEKIKQMKKQFQVVNPTLSLEEMQRFVRDEDQKYPCLGGYRFFFLDWNLQMWRCHFWHEPMCSIYEFDSSKLVRDGCTKCMINCYRDPSLMQHIAVSVHDAYESVKQGKLLNAVKTLASKKNLDSLRSVIEELPWIIRF; from the coding sequence ATGAGTATTCAAAACGAGCCAGTCTTTAAGATACCAGCCAGACAAAACCCTGTAGAAAATTTATCTCAAAAGACACCAAACCCAATGGGTGTATTAGATACCTTACAGTTAGTTCTTCAAACAGGAGGACCTGGTTGTTGTATTTTTGCCATCAACAATGCTTGCAACGCCAATTGCGGGTTCTGCAATTTCGCACGAGATACACTTTCCAAAGAGCAATGGAAATTTGTAGATTGTGAAGAAGGTATAGAATCCATAAATATTCTGTTTCGTGAAGGAATTCGCTACCTCGTTTTTACCGGAGGTGAACCCACACTCAATCCAAATCTGATCCGCTTTGTCGAACATGGTACGCGGTTGGGTATCAAATGTATGGTAGTGACGAATGGCGGACTTTTAACGGCAACCAAAATTAACCAACTTGCTGATGCTGGATTGTCTAGCTTCATCATTTCTGTGGATGCAGCAACTCAGTCAGCACACGAGAAAAACCGTGGTTTAGAAGGTGTATGCAATAGGATTAAAGAAGCTAACAAACTACTAGCAGATATAGGAATGCATGCTACTGCTTCAGTCACAATGAGTCACCTAGTAGACTATGACGCACTTCCTAATTTTCTCAAGTCTCTCGGTTTTAGGTCGGTTGTTTTTTCCTACCCACTCACGCAACTTTCTTCCACTTTTCTAGGTTACTCTGATAGTGGGTTGGTAACACATACTAATGACAGCCTTTGGCAGGCTTACGAGAAAATTAAGCAAATGAAAAAGCAATTCCAAGTAGTAAACCCAACTCTTTCCTTAGAGGAAATGCAGCGGTTTGTGCGAGATGAGGATCAAAAGTATCCTTGCCTTGGAGGATACCGATTCTTCTTTCTCGACTGGAATTTACAGATGTGGCGCTGCCACTTCTGGCATGAGCCAATGTGTTCAATTTACGAGTTCGATAGCTCCAAGCTTGTGCGTGATGGTTGCACAAAATGCATGATTAACTGCTACAGAGATCCGAGCCTTATGCAACATATTGCTGTATCAGTACACGACGCTTATGAGTCAGTAAAGCAAGGGAAGTTGTTAAATGCAGTAAAAACTTTGGCTAGTAAAAAGAACCTTGATTCTTTACGATCTGTTATAGAAGAACTGCCTTGGATTATACGATTCTAA
- the shc gene encoding squalene--hopene cyclase, with protein MQTQDKQTVSRIQKAIAASQNYLLSLQYPDGYWWAELESNVTITAEVVLLHKIWGTDSTRALHKVEAYLRAQQRDHGGWELFYGDGGELSTSVEAYMALKLLGVSETDPAMVKARKFILEHGGISRTRIFTKLHLALIGCYDWRGIPSLPPWVMLLPSNFLFNIYEMSSWARSSTVPLLIVFDRKPVFVTNPAISLDELYTEGVEQAKFELPRQGDWTDIFILLDNAFKLAETLNLVPFREEGIQAAERWTLERQETTGDWGGIIPAMLNSLLALRTLGYDAADPIVQRGLRAVDNFVIETENTYTVQPCVSPVWDTAWVMRSLVASGLAPDHPAVVRAGEWLLNKQILDYGDWSVKNRQGKPGAWAFEFDNRFYPDVDDTAVVVMALDAVKLPNEKLKQAAIARAVQWIASMQCRAGGWAAFDLDNDQDWINLIPYGDLKAMIDPNTADVTARVLEMLGGCNLFIEDDKLERAITYLLREQEPEGCWFGRWGVNYIYGTSGVLAALALIAPERTQVRIEKGAAWLVGCQNTDGGWGETCRSYDDPSLKGKGTSTASQTAWAVLGLIAAGEATGKFARTAIQRGIHYLTETQKPDGTWYESEFTGTGFPGHFYLKYHLYQQVFPLLALSKYQEVSHLF; from the coding sequence ATGCAAACTCAGGACAAACAGACAGTTTCCCGTATACAAAAAGCGATCGCAGCCAGTCAGAATTATCTTCTTTCTCTTCAATATCCGGATGGTTATTGGTGGGCTGAGCTAGAATCAAATGTTACGATTACTGCCGAAGTCGTCCTTCTACATAAAATTTGGGGGACGGACAGTACAAGAGCGTTACACAAAGTAGAAGCGTACCTGCGTGCTCAACAACGAGACCACGGCGGTTGGGAACTTTTTTACGGGGATGGAGGCGAACTCAGTACCTCAGTTGAAGCATACATGGCATTGAAACTGCTTGGTGTTTCAGAAACAGATCCAGCGATGGTAAAGGCGCGGAAGTTTATCTTAGAGCACGGTGGTATCAGCCGGACTCGTATTTTTACCAAGCTACACCTGGCATTAATTGGTTGCTACGACTGGCGGGGTATTCCTTCATTACCACCTTGGGTGATGTTATTACCCTCCAATTTTTTATTTAATATCTACGAAATGTCTAGCTGGGCCAGGTCAAGTACTGTCCCACTACTGATTGTTTTCGATCGCAAACCAGTGTTTGTCACCAATCCAGCTATCTCTTTAGATGAACTTTATACCGAAGGTGTTGAGCAAGCTAAATTTGAGTTACCCCGTCAAGGTGATTGGACAGATATATTCATCCTCCTTGATAATGCTTTTAAATTAGCAGAAACCTTGAATTTAGTGCCTTTCCGCGAAGAAGGTATTCAGGCTGCAGAACGATGGACATTAGAGCGACAAGAAACAACAGGTGATTGGGGCGGTATTATTCCTGCTATGCTCAATTCACTGCTAGCTTTACGCACTTTGGGTTATGACGCTGCAGACCCCATTGTCCAAAGAGGATTGCGAGCCGTTGACAATTTTGTTATTGAAACAGAGAATACCTATACAGTACAACCTTGTGTTTCCCCGGTTTGGGATACTGCTTGGGTGATGCGATCGCTCGTTGCTTCTGGATTAGCACCAGATCACCCTGCGGTTGTCAGAGCTGGAGAATGGTTGTTAAACAAGCAAATTTTGGATTACGGTGATTGGTCGGTGAAAAATCGCCAAGGCAAACCGGGAGCTTGGGCATTTGAATTTGACAACCGCTTTTATCCCGACGTAGATGATACAGCCGTGGTGGTCATGGCGTTGGATGCAGTCAAACTTCCCAACGAAAAATTGAAACAAGCAGCGATCGCTCGTGCTGTTCAGTGGATTGCTTCCATGCAATGTCGGGCTGGTGGTTGGGCTGCTTTCGATCTGGATAACGACCAAGATTGGATCAACCTGATCCCCTATGGGGATCTCAAAGCCATGATCGATCCAAATACCGCAGATGTTACAGCCAGGGTATTAGAAATGCTTGGTGGCTGTAACCTGTTTATTGAGGATGACAAACTTGAACGAGCAATTACCTATCTTTTGCGAGAGCAAGAACCGGAAGGTTGCTGGTTTGGTCGCTGGGGCGTCAACTATATTTATGGAACCAGTGGAGTTTTAGCAGCTTTAGCTCTCATAGCTCCTGAAAGAACCCAAGTCCGGATTGAAAAAGGTGCTGCTTGGTTAGTTGGCTGTCAAAATACTGATGGTGGTTGGGGAGAAACTTGTAGAAGCTACGATGACCCAAGCCTAAAAGGTAAAGGAACTAGCACCGCATCTCAAACAGCTTGGGCTGTGTTGGGATTAATAGCTGCAGGTGAAGCAACGGGTAAGTTTGCGCGTACAGCGATCCAACGGGGAATCCATTATTTAACAGAAACACAAAAACCAGATGGCACTTGGTACGAATCAGAGTTTACAGGAACTGGCTTTCCAGGGCATTTCTATTTGAAATATCACCTCTATCAACAAGTCTTTCCTTTGTTGGCTCTGAGTAAGTACCAAGAAGTATCACATCTGTTCTAA
- a CDS encoding FAD-dependent oxidoreductase codes for MSQVSVPSTVRTYDIICFGDEVPGILALVCAVREYYRQKNQYPRTLLLFKGNAKVGIGGHLVRGRLSYLNRCVVPPAIRQSLNLEMFGDPPAIYHEFLQRAGVEHIALDPDKADAVLREMLYEARVEIESNIEIESAIAEGKKIKGIKLTKDETCLGKQFIDCTVNAELALSCGVKKLKGFQTFGLPDSELAVTLVFETYGLSIEKLQNLELDYLQFLTNPVDPEARKWIDIAAGGSAAIAKQLREDLLDEDGNLKTMIVGKDYIDIRSRAISIAYHAVRGTPIDIESGNAVFDKGKITILSKGRLSWNALLYKVNAEQAEGLARAKAKPTLEILNEMLFVRKWFESIGASEVKHAPELYIRHAGNILGAVKPLCGYEMLAGGVPKREALGTFGYHFNTRSGIEGLDRKVTEKSFDRKVLENPPLFNIGIQHALIKDVPNLAVISPASGFIGYACLPGRIVEFNSAVGQGVGIAAGIAIAQQRDLAEISNLEVRNVLAQTGRLSQIYGTSNAHKVEELEDFELEMAVQIGSNFTLNSFIF; via the coding sequence ATGTCTCAAGTCAGTGTCCCTTCCACAGTCCGCACATACGACATTATTTGCTTTGGAGATGAAGTCCCTGGCATTCTTGCCTTAGTTTGTGCAGTAAGGGAATACTACCGTCAAAAGAATCAGTACCCTCGAACTCTACTCCTGTTTAAAGGAAATGCTAAGGTTGGGATCGGAGGTCATTTAGTACGGGGTCGATTGTCTTACCTCAATCGTTGTGTCGTACCTCCTGCAATTCGTCAATCGCTAAATTTAGAAATGTTTGGCGATCCCCCAGCAATCTATCACGAGTTTTTGCAACGGGCTGGTGTGGAACATATTGCTCTCGATCCAGACAAAGCAGATGCCGTGTTGCGAGAAATGTTGTATGAAGCGCGTGTGGAGATAGAGAGCAATATAGAAATTGAGTCTGCGATCGCAGAAGGAAAAAAAATCAAGGGAATCAAACTGACTAAAGATGAAACTTGTTTGGGAAAACAGTTTATTGATTGCACTGTCAATGCGGAATTGGCACTTTCATGTGGGGTGAAAAAACTGAAGGGATTTCAAACATTTGGTTTACCAGATTCAGAATTAGCCGTAACCTTAGTGTTTGAAACCTACGGGTTGAGTATTGAAAAACTCCAGAATTTAGAGTTAGATTATTTGCAATTTTTAACAAATCCAGTCGATCCAGAAGCCAGAAAGTGGATAGATATTGCAGCAGGTGGGAGTGCAGCGATCGCAAAACAGTTAAGAGAAGACTTACTAGATGAAGATGGTAATCTCAAAACAATGATAGTTGGCAAAGATTATATAGATATACGCAGTAGGGCGATATCTATTGCCTATCATGCTGTGAGAGGGACACCTATCGACATAGAATCTGGCAATGCTGTTTTTGACAAAGGCAAGATAACAATTTTATCTAAAGGTCGATTGTCTTGGAATGCTTTGTTATATAAAGTGAATGCCGAACAAGCAGAAGGACTCGCACGGGCTAAAGCCAAACCAACTTTAGAAATACTCAACGAGATGCTGTTTGTAAGGAAGTGGTTTGAAAGCATTGGTGCTTCTGAAGTTAAACACGCACCCGAACTCTATATCAGGCACGCAGGTAATATTTTAGGAGCAGTTAAACCCCTGTGTGGATATGAAATGCTAGCAGGTGGCGTACCTAAAAGAGAAGCATTAGGAACCTTTGGCTACCATTTCAACACTCGCAGTGGAATTGAAGGTTTAGATCGCAAAGTCACTGAAAAAAGTTTTGACCGCAAAGTGTTAGAAAACCCACCGCTCTTTAACATTGGCATTCAGCATGCTTTGATTAAAGATGTACCTAACTTAGCAGTCATTAGTCCTGCATCTGGATTTATTGGTTATGCCTGTCTTCCTGGGAGAATTGTAGAATTCAACAGTGCTGTCGGTCAGGGAGTGGGAATTGCTGCAGGAATTGCGATCGCACAACAGCGAGATTTGGCGGAGATTTCTAACTTAGAAGTACGAAATGTGCTAGCACAAACAGGGCGATTATCTCAAATTTACGGTACAAGCAACGCTCATAAAGTAGAAGAACTCGAAGATTTTGAGCTTGAAATGGCTGTTCAAATTGGTTCTAATTTTACTCTCAACTCATTCATTTTTTAA
- a CDS encoding pentapeptide repeat-containing protein gives MDVNELLSRYAAGERDFNGMNLHQANLSDIDLSSANFGGADLSGANLTGADLSGCDLSRANLTDADLSGANLIGANLSEINLIGADLINVNLEKTNLSRGDLRSANLVRANLCGSNLSETELSGADLSGANLTQANLIGSNFNEAELSGADLSGVTVTEYEMSGGKTHTGLSHKWVTWAGGR, from the coding sequence ATGGATGTTAACGAGCTCCTGAGTCGATATGCAGCAGGAGAACGGGATTTTAATGGTATGAATTTGCATCAAGCAAATCTCAGCGATATTGATTTAAGTAGTGCAAACTTTGGTGGAGCAGATTTAAGTGGCGCAAATCTCACGGGTGCAGATCTCAGTGGATGCGATTTAAGCCGTGCAAATTTAACAGATGCCGATTTGAGTGGCGCTAATCTCATAGGTGCTAACTTAAGCGAAATCAACTTAATTGGCGCAGACTTAATCAATGTTAACTTAGAAAAAACTAACCTCAGTCGAGGTGATTTGCGGAGTGCAAATTTAGTGAGAGCAAATTTATGTGGTTCCAATCTTAGCGAGACTGAATTGAGTGGTGCTGATTTAAGTGGAGCTAATCTCACTCAGGCAAATTTAATTGGTAGCAACTTCAATGAAGCTGAATTAAGTGGTGCTGATTTAAGTGGAGTTACCGTGACTGAGTATGAAATGAGCGGAGGTAAGACACACACTGGCTTATCTCATAAATGGGTCACTTGGGCTGGAGGACGTTGA
- a CDS encoding FtsX-like permease family protein, with protein sequence MTSIARKNLLEDVPRFLVAQAGIMFAVSLVTIQTGLQYGFARSSSQLISQSRADIWVSSKNMQHIGLTTPINYEQVAKARQVAGVSQAEGVIIRGGLWHELESDKISAITMVGAAPGGMLFPTSNIINGSFSALKEPYRFIIDQTSLKSLNLQKLGEVGEINNIPAKLVGFTEGTQSIVFGTLMFTSLETANSYANYGSQTASPSGDTGSSPKKIASTDPISFILIRAKPGQNIEQLKRKLEETLPDTRAYTREAMAEVTQSYWQERSGIGFVLGIGAVVGIVVGSVVVSQILYASVTDHIKEFGTLKAMGASDWFIYSVIIEQGLWMAIIGYIPGMAVCLGVAAWTATSQGIVILITPTSAAVVLGITALMCVCSAIFAIQKVTRVDPAIVFKG encoded by the coding sequence ATGACTTCTATCGCTCGTAAAAACTTACTTGAAGATGTTCCTCGCTTTCTTGTAGCGCAAGCAGGAATTATGTTTGCCGTTAGTTTAGTCACAATTCAAACAGGACTGCAATACGGCTTTGCCCGATCCTCTTCCCAGTTAATTTCTCAATCTCGTGCTGATATTTGGGTAAGTTCCAAAAATATGCAGCACATAGGGCTAACTACACCGATAAATTACGAGCAAGTGGCAAAAGCTCGTCAGGTAGCAGGTGTCTCTCAAGCTGAAGGAGTTATCATTCGCGGTGGGCTTTGGCACGAACTTGAGTCAGACAAAATAAGCGCAATCACAATGGTTGGTGCAGCACCGGGAGGAATGTTGTTTCCTACCTCTAATATTATCAATGGAAGTTTTAGCGCTCTCAAGGAACCTTATCGGTTTATCATCGACCAAACTAGCTTGAAATCCTTAAATTTACAAAAATTAGGTGAAGTAGGAGAAATTAATAATATACCTGCCAAGTTGGTTGGGTTTACCGAAGGAACTCAATCAATTGTTTTTGGGACTTTAATGTTCACCTCTTTGGAAACTGCGAACTCGTATGCTAATTACGGTTCACAGACAGCGTCTCCGAGCGGTGACACTGGTTCTTCTCCCAAAAAGATAGCATCCACAGACCCGATTAGCTTTATTTTGATTAGAGCAAAACCCGGTCAAAATATAGAACAACTCAAGCGGAAGTTGGAAGAAACTCTGCCGGATACGCGTGCTTATACTCGCGAGGCAATGGCTGAAGTGACACAAAGTTATTGGCAAGAACGATCTGGAATTGGATTTGTTCTCGGTATTGGTGCTGTGGTTGGGATTGTTGTGGGATCGGTGGTTGTGAGCCAAATTCTTTACGCTTCTGTCACAGATCATATCAAAGAGTTTGGAACGCTTAAAGCAATGGGAGCGTCTGATTGGTTTATATATAGTGTCATTATCGAGCAAGGACTGTGGATGGCAATTATAGGTTACATACCGGGTATGGCTGTTTGCCTGGGAGTAGCAGCCTGGACAGCAACGTCGCAGGGAATAGTGATTCTCATTACACCAACTTCAGCAGCTGTGGTTCTGGGTATTACAGCTTTGATGTGTGTTTGTTCGGCTATCTTTGCTATTCAAAAGGTAACTCGTGTAGATCCAGCCATTGTATTTAAAGGATAG
- a CDS encoding phosphorylase, which translates to MKISIDVILVPQGAEYKSVCKGLKRVAVPKPTVFPIPMGTSALKNYLKTWQQSVRLHPHSRVLLMGLCGSLSAQYNVSDIVVYRSCIFSLKTENQEFPPSVSQLSCHPELTATLLNKLATKKAFTGVGLTSDRLIYSANEKMHLGQTYNANVVDMEGFVALEHLSQLGIAVGMVRVVSDDVRYDIPNLTNALNSDGSLQPLPLAMGLLREPIAATRLIVGSLKGLQVLQEVTTALFANRANY; encoded by the coding sequence TTGAAAATTTCTATTGATGTCATTCTCGTTCCTCAAGGAGCGGAATATAAATCTGTTTGCAAAGGATTAAAACGTGTTGCGGTTCCGAAACCAACCGTTTTTCCAATTCCCATGGGTACATCAGCACTAAAAAATTATTTAAAAACATGGCAGCAATCTGTACGCCTCCATCCACATTCGAGAGTTTTGCTAATGGGCTTATGTGGAAGTTTGTCAGCCCAATATAATGTTAGTGACATTGTGGTATACCGCAGTTGCATTTTTTCCTTAAAAACAGAAAATCAAGAGTTTCCTCCTTCTGTTTCTCAACTCTCCTGCCATCCAGAATTGACAGCAACACTGCTAAATAAATTAGCAACCAAAAAAGCTTTTACGGGTGTTGGATTAACAAGCGATCGTCTTATCTATTCTGCTAATGAGAAAATGCATCTAGGCCAAACGTACAATGCCAACGTTGTAGATATGGAAGGATTTGTTGCACTAGAACATCTGAGTCAATTGGGTATTGCTGTAGGTATGGTGAGAGTTGTGAGCGATGATGTACGCTATGATATACCGAATCTCACCAATGCGTTAAATTCTGATGGTTCTTTACAACCACTTCCGTTAGCAATGGGACTACTTCGAGAACCAATTGCGGCGACGCGACTGATTGTTGGTTCTCTAAAAGGACTACAAGTATTGCAAGAAGTGACAACTGCTTTGTTTGCTAACAGAGCAAATTATTAG